CCTTGGCGCCCTCGTCGAAGGCCATGCCGCCGGGCGCCGGCTTGGCGCCCTCCGCCGCGACCACGATCGCGAACCGCTTGCCCGCCTCGAACCGCTCGCCGACCCGGCGGGCCAGCTCCTCGATGTCGAAGGGCCGTTCCGGCACGACGATGGCGTGCGCGCCGGCCGCCATACCGGAGTGCAGCGCTATCCAGCCGGTGTGCCGCCCCATGACCTCGACCACCAGCACCCGCTGGTGCGACTCGGCGGTGGTCTTCAGCCGGTCCAGCGCGTCGGTCGCGACGCCGACGGCCGTGTCGAAGCCGAAGGTCACGTCGGTGACGGCGATGTCGTTGTCGATGGTCTTCGGCACGCCGACGACGGGCAGTCCGCTGTCGGACATCAGCCGGGCCGCCTTGAGGGTGCCCTCACCGCCGATCGGGATGATCGCGTCGAGACCGAGGTCCTGGACGTGCCCCTTGGCCCGCTCCACGCCGTCCCGCAGATGCGAGGGCTGGACCCGTGAGGAGCCGAGGATGGTGCCGCCGCGGGCGAGGATGCCGCCCACCGCGTCGAGGTCGAGCTTGAGGTAGTCGCACTCCAGGAGGCCCTTCCAGCCGTCCCGGAAGCCGATGACCTCGTCGCCGTGGTCGACGACGGCGCGGTGCACGACGGACCGGATGACGGCGTTCAGGCCGGGGCAGTCGCCGCCGGACGTGAGGACACCAATGCGCATAGCCCGAAACAACCTTCTCCACGTGGGCCTGGTCCGGACCACACTGTCCGGCTCGAATCCCCGCCACCCTAGCGGCAGGAGGGGGCGGGGCCGAAGCATGCGTCCGCCTGCTGGACGCATCTGCTCACCTGTGCGGACGCGCCGTCAGACGGGCTGCTGACGGCGCCCTGAAGATCAGGTGAACACACAGGTCGCGCGGGCTGTCAGGTCACGCGGGCTGCTGAGCGGCGGCGATGCGCTCGCTGCGCAGCGCCTCGTACCAGCGGTCGTCGATCGGCGGCAGCGCGTTCACGTCGAGCGCCAGCTTCAGCAGCAGGTCCGCGATCAGCGGGTTGCGCGCGAGCACCGGACCGTGCATGTACGTGCCGAACACGGTGTCGTTGTACGCGCCCTCGGTGCCGTCGCCGGTGCCGTTGCCCTTGCCGAGCTGGACGCGGGCCAGCGGACGGGCGGTCGGGCCGAGGTGGGTGACGCCCTGGTGGTTCTCGAAGCCGGTCAGCTGGGGCAGGCCGAGCCGCGGGTCGATGTCGCCGAGCACGTCGCCGACGCACCGCTCGCCCTCGCCGCGCGTCGTCGTCACGTCCAGCAGCCCGAGGCCGGGCTCGCGCTGGCCGAGGTCGTTGACGAACTCGTGGCCGAGGATCTGGTAGCCGGCGCAGACCGCGAACACGATCGCGCCGTTGTTCACCGCCTGGTACAGGTGCGCGTCCCGCCGCAGCCGCTCCGCCGCGAGCCGCTGCGGCCGGTCCTCGCCGCCGCCGATGAGGTAGATGTCGCCGGAGGTCGGGATCGGCTGGTCGCTGCGCACGTCGAGCCGCGCCACGTCGAGGCCGCGCTGGCGCGCGCGGCGCTCCACGACGAGGGCGTTGCCCTGGTCCCCGTAGGTGCTCAGCAGGTCCGGGTAGATCCACACCAGCCGCAGTTGGTTGTCGCTCATGGGAATGGGATCGTCCTTCGGGTCAGTTGCCGACGCGGCGGCGGAGGTCCTGGAACGCGGTGTAGTTCGCGATGACCTCGATCCGGCCGGGCGGCGCCTGCTGCACGGCCTGGTCGAGGTTCTCGCAGACCTGGAAGTGCTGGTTGGCGACTTCGAGGCGCACCGCGAGGTCCAGCTTCCGGTCGCCGACGACGAAGATCGGGTGGCCGGTCAGCCGCGTGTAGTCGACGTCCCACAGCCAGGAGGTGTCGGTTCCGTCGGCGCCGCGCGCGTTCACCGAGAGGATGACGGGGGTCGGCGGCGGGTCGATCAGGCTGAACGTCTCGAGCCAGCCGGCCGGGTTCTTCGCCAGCAGCAGCCGCAGGTCGCGGCCCTGGAACTGGACGACGTCGTAGCGCCCGGCGACGGCCTGCACCGCGTACATCCGCTCCAGCGCCACCTGCGGAGGCACGCCGAAGACGGCGGCCACGGCGGCCGAGGAGGCGGCGTTGGCCTTGTTGGCGCGGCCCGGCAGCTGGAGGTGGATCGGCCAGGCCGATCCGTGCGGGTCGATGACGTGGTCGCCGGAGAGCGCCCAGCTCGGCGTCGGACGGCGGAAGCCGCACTCGCCGCAGAACCAGTCGTCGCCGGGCCGCTGCATGACGCCGCCGCAGGACGGGCACGACCAGGCGTCGTCCTTCCACATCTGGCCGGCGGCGACCCAGACGACGTTGGGGGAGGAGGAGGCCGCCCAGACCACCAGCGGGTCGTCGGCGTTGGCGACCACGACGGCCTTGGAGCCGGCGAGCCCCTCACGCCAGTTCTCCGCGAGCATCCGGGTCTCGGCGGCGCGGTCCAGCTGGTCGCGGGAGAGGTTGAGCAGCGCGATGCACTTGGGCGCGGTGTCCCGGGCGACGCCCGCGAGGTACTTCTCGTCGACCTCGATGACGCCGTAGCGGGCCTCGGAGCCGCCCGCGAGGGCCGAGGTGATGCCGGCCGGCATGTTGGCGCCGAGCGCGTTGGACACGACCGGGCCGGCGGCGCGCAGCGCCTCGGCGATCAGCCGGGTGGTGGTGGTCTTGCCGTTGGTCGCCGAGACGAGGACCACGTCCAGGTTCTGGGCGAGCCGGGCGAGGAGGTCGGGGTCGAGTTTGAGCGCCACCCGGCCGCCGATCACCGAACCGCTGCCGCGCCCCGCGGCGCGCGACGCCGCCGCGACCGCCTTGCCCGCGGTCACGGCGATCTTGGCCCGCGGCGTGAGCGGGTCCGAGTTGCCTGCCATCAGTTCTCGATCCTCCTTGCGTACGCGCCGCGCCTCTGCCGTACGGCAACGTGGTAGGCGGTCAGCCTATCGAGATCCATTCGCACTCCCGAATCCCGGCACCGCTTCACGTCGCGCGCGGCATGCGCGTGTCAGAAAGGACCGTACCCTTGCCGCCATGCGACACGGCTCCATCCCGGGCGCCCGCGGGCGCGTCCGGCCTCTCACCCTGCTCGGCGACCCCGTCCTGCACGCCCGTTGCGAGGACGTCACCGACTTCGGTCCCCAACTCGCTCGTCTCGTCGAGGACATGTTCGCGACGATGTACGCCGCCCAGGGGGTCGGCCTGGCGGCCAACCAGGTCGGCGAGGCGCTGCGGGTGTTCGTCTACGACTGCCCCGACGACGAGGACGTCCGTCATGTGGGCCATGTGGTGAACCCGCGGCTGGTCGAGGCCGACGGCCTGGTCCTGCGCGGACCGGAGGGGTGTCTGTCCCTGCCGGGGCTGGAGGCGGGCACCGAGCGTCACGACCACGCCGTGGTCGAGGGCCGCACGATGACGGGGGAGCGGCTGCGGGTCCACGGCACGGGATTCTTTGCCAGATGCTTGCAGCACGAGTGCGACCACCTGGAGGGCAAGGTGTACGCGGACCGGGTGTCGGGCTGGCGCGGCAGACGGCTGGCCCGCCAGGTGCGCCGGGCCTCCTGGCACAACGCGCCCTAGGGACGCGGGCGGCGCCGGTCCGCGGCCGCGGACGGGGCGGGGCCCTGCGGGCCCGCACCCGTGCCCATGCGGCGGTCCGGGGTCAGAAGCCGGGGCCGCCGACCTTGTCGCCGGCCGCCGCGAGGCGACCCCACAGCAGGTCGGCCAGACTCCGCACCAGCTCGGCGCGGGAGCAGGGCCGCTCGCCCAGCCACCAGTCGCCCGCGGCGTGCATCATCCCGACGATCCCGTGCCCCCAGACCCGGGCGAGCTGCTGGCCGGCGGGACCGAGATCCAGCCGCTCCTCGATCACCTGGGCCAGCTCCTCGCCCATCCGGCGCAGCAGGGGCGCGCTGTGTTTGCCGACGTCGAATCCCTGGTCCGGGCCCGCGCCGGTGTCGGAGGGGTGCATCAGGAACCGGTACACCTGCGGCCGGGCCTCGATGGCGGCGAGGTAGGTGTCGAGGGTCGCCTCGACCCGCTCGCGCCGTTCGGCGGGAGCGTCCAGCGCGGCGCGCAGCGAGTACAGCAGGGCGTCCGTGTGCCGGGTGGCGAGAGCGGCGTAGAGTCCGCCCTTGTCGCCGAAGTGGCGGTACAGGATCGGCTTGGTGATGCCGGCCTCCGCCGCGATGGCGTTCATGGACGCCTGTGGGCCGTCGCGCAGCACCACCCGGTCGGCGGCCTCCAGCAACTCGCGCCGTCGGCGGTCGGCGGACCGCTGCTGCTCGGTCCGCTGCGTGGTGTCCATGTGCTCTCCCCACCCGTGCTGTTTCGCTGACGCCTGCGCAAACTAACACCTGACAGCAGCCTGACATCGAACGGGTGGAAGCGCTCCTGCGCCGTCATCAGGAGTTGACTTTTCCTACCGACCGGTAACAGACTCGCGTTACCGCTAGTAACACGCACCGCCGCTGGAGGGGACATGGCCGAGTTCACCATGGAGCTCAACGACGAACAGAAGGAGGTCCGGGACTGGCTGCACGGCTTCGCCGCCGACGTCGTCCGCCCCGCGGCAGCCGAATGGGACGAGCGTGAGGAGACTCCCTGGCCGGTCATCCAGGAGGCCGCGAAGGTCGGCATCTACTCCCTCGACTTCTACGCGCAGCAGTACTTCGACCCCACCGGCCTCGGCATCCCGATGGCCATGGAGGAGCTGTTCTGGGGCGACGCGGGCATCGCCCTGTCCATCGTGGGCACCGGCCTGGCCGCCGTGGGCGTCCTCGCCAACGGGACCGAGGAGCAGATCGGCACCTGGATCCCGCAGATGTACGGCGACGCGAACGACGTCAAGGTGGCCGCCTTCTGCTCCTCCGAGCCCGACGCCGGCTCCGACGTGGCCTCGCTGCGCACGCGGGCCGTGTACGACGAGGCCAAGGACGAGTGGGTGCTCAACGGCACCAAGACCTGGGCGACCAACGGCGGCATCGCCAACGTGCACGTGGTCGTCGCGGCGGTGGACCCCG
The window above is part of the Streptomyces sp. NBC_00425 genome. Proteins encoded here:
- a CDS encoding 6-phosphofructokinase, giving the protein MRIGVLTSGGDCPGLNAVIRSVVHRAVVDHGDEVIGFRDGWKGLLECDYLKLDLDAVGGILARGGTILGSSRVQPSHLRDGVERAKGHVQDLGLDAIIPIGGEGTLKAARLMSDSGLPVVGVPKTIDNDIAVTDVTFGFDTAVGVATDALDRLKTTAESHQRVLVVEVMGRHTGWIALHSGMAAGAHAIVVPERPFDIEELARRVGERFEAGKRFAIVVAAEGAKPAPGGMAFDEGAKDVYGHERFAGIARQLSIELESRLGKEARPVILGHVQRGGTPTAYDRVLATRFGWHAVEAVHRGEFGHMTALRGTDIVMVPLAEAVETLKTVPEERYAEAETVL
- a CDS encoding type 1 glutamine amidotransferase → MSDNQLRLVWIYPDLLSTYGDQGNALVVERRARQRGLDVARLDVRSDQPIPTSGDIYLIGGGEDRPQRLAAERLRRDAHLYQAVNNGAIVFAVCAGYQILGHEFVNDLGQREPGLGLLDVTTTRGEGERCVGDVLGDIDPRLGLPQLTGFENHQGVTHLGPTARPLARVQLGKGNGTGDGTEGAYNDTVFGTYMHGPVLARNPLIADLLLKLALDVNALPPIDDRWYEALRSERIAAAQQPA
- a CDS encoding MurT ligase domain-containing protein; the encoded protein is MAGNSDPLTPRAKIAVTAGKAVAAASRAAGRGSGSVIGGRVALKLDPDLLARLAQNLDVVLVSATNGKTTTTRLIAEALRAAGPVVSNALGANMPAGITSALAGGSEARYGVIEVDEKYLAGVARDTAPKCIALLNLSRDQLDRAAETRMLAENWREGLAGSKAVVVANADDPLVVWAASSSPNVVWVAAGQMWKDDAWSCPSCGGVMQRPGDDWFCGECGFRRPTPSWALSGDHVIDPHGSAWPIHLQLPGRANKANAASSAAVAAVFGVPPQVALERMYAVQAVAGRYDVVQFQGRDLRLLLAKNPAGWLETFSLIDPPPTPVILSVNARGADGTDTSWLWDVDYTRLTGHPIFVVGDRKLDLAVRLEVANQHFQVCENLDQAVQQAPPGRIEVIANYTAFQDLRRRVGN
- the def gene encoding peptide deformylase, with the protein product MRHGSIPGARGRVRPLTLLGDPVLHARCEDVTDFGPQLARLVEDMFATMYAAQGVGLAANQVGEALRVFVYDCPDDEDVRHVGHVVNPRLVEADGLVLRGPEGCLSLPGLEAGTERHDHAVVEGRTMTGERLRVHGTGFFARCLQHECDHLEGKVYADRVSGWRGRRLARQVRRASWHNAP
- a CDS encoding TetR family transcriptional regulator; this encodes MDTTQRTEQQRSADRRRRELLEAADRVVLRDGPQASMNAIAAEAGITKPILYRHFGDKGGLYAALATRHTDALLYSLRAALDAPAERRERVEATLDTYLAAIEARPQVYRFLMHPSDTGAGPDQGFDVGKHSAPLLRRMGEELAQVIEERLDLGPAGQQLARVWGHGIVGMMHAAGDWWLGERPCSRAELVRSLADLLWGRLAAAGDKVGGPGF